The genomic window CAGCTCATCGTAGCCGTTGACGTCCTTGGACAGCCAGTATTCGCTGTTCACTCGCATGAAGGACACGAGGTACTTCCGGCACTTGTATCCTTCGATGGTCTTCGTCTCGTCGGTGGGGGTCACACTGAAGCTCATCATCAAATCCCCCATCATCTTCTTCATCCGCTCCCTGTCTTCGGCGGGCACGTCCCGGGGCACCCCCATTTCGCTCAGGTTCACTTCGCTGTAGGTGCGTTCTTGCGCATTCAGCCGGTACATCATCATCTTCTGAAAATCCATGATCATGACCGTACCGTCGCCCATCTCCACCCGGGAGGCATGCGAGGTGTAGTAGTTCTTCTGAATCGTCGTTCCGTCTTCCTGCCCCGGTACGTTGTCCGTAACCTTTTCCGACTCCCACGACAGATCGCAGAAAGCCGTCGAAGCGGCGAACAGCACGATGAGAACGACCAACGGCGCGGACACTCTCCATTGCCTGTGAAACATTCATCTCTCCTTTGCGTTTATGCGTTCGATCTTTTAATGCTCGATTTCGGAAATGCGTCCATCAAGCTTAAATGCACATGACACGGCTGTCAAAAAGAATGATCCCGCGCCGGGGACTCTTCGCCCCGACCGGCCCCCGGCAGGTCGACCGCGAATGGAATACGCCGGAAACCACCCGATTGAAGGTCCGGTCCGGAAAGGACCGGGTGTCGTTCCGGACCGGTCCGGCGCGGCTTTCATTGACTCTTCGACGAGGCGTTGTTAGGATGGTTCGAAGTATTGGCTGTTCCGCCCGGATTGGGTGGAGTATTTCGGTTGTCCTTCAGGAGGGTTGCCCGGTGAACATGGATCGAGCCATTTTCGAATTGAACGCCAGCGTGGAAGCGACTTCACTCTACATTCTCATTTGCGCGCTCATGGACCAGGGGGAACCGCCTTCGCTCAACAGCGCCCGGGAGAGATGGAACGGCACCACGGAAAGCCTGCATGCGGCCGCGGCTGAACTGCTGAGGCTTGGCGTCCTGGAAGTCGTGCCCCCTTTCACGCCGGACAAACATCTCCACATCAGCCCCAGCACCAATTGGTGCCCGTCACGGCAGTCGGTTTCGTAAGACCGCGACGCGCGGGCGGGACGATTTCGTCCGAGCACGCCCGTGGTGCGGCCCGGCGGAAACGACGATGCGCGGCGGCATCCGGAGGATGTTTCCAAGGGGAAGGCCGGCGCGAACCGTCACTCCCGTGGAGACGGGAACGCAGCCCCGCTATCCCAGGAACCCCTTGATCCGAATTCCTTCCCTGCCCGGGTCCCGGTAGTCGGAGGCCAGATCGATGTAGTGGAAATAGCTCTTCTGCGCGCGCTGGAATTCTTCGTCCGTGATCGGCCGCTTGACCTGCGCGGGAGAACCCATCACCAGCGACTTCGGTGGAACGACAAACCCCGGGGTGATCAGCGCTCCGGCGGCGATGACCGATCCCCGTCCTATTTTCGCTCCATCGAGGATGATCACCCCCATGCCGATAAGGCAGTCGTCTTCGACGACGCATCCGTGGACGATGGCCCGGTGGCCGACGGTGACCCGGTTTCCGATTTCCAGCGGAAAATCCGGCTCCGTCACGTGCAAAGAGCAGTTGTCCTGGATGTTGGTCTCAGACCCGATTCGAATGGTGTGGACGTCGCCGCGAATGACCGTATTGAACCAGACGCTGCTGCGAGCCGCTATCTCAACGTTTCCGATCACCCACGCTCCCGGGGCGACGAACACGTCTTCCGCGAGCCTGGGCATGACGTTCCTGTACGGCAGAACTCCCATGAAACCGATCCTTTCCCTTTCCACTCCGACCTGCCCGGCATGAAACCGGGGGCATTTGAAGGCCGATATCCCGCCCGAGCCGCGCTCCGACTCCCCTTCTTCGATGACCCGCCCGCTCCGGGGAAATCACGGCCGTCCCGGAGCGGATCGAATACTCGCACAAAACCACTCATGACCCCGGCCGGTCACAGTCGGCGCTCACTGCTTCCGTTTCAGCCCGAGAAGCTCGGCGACGGCGCCGGACGCAAAGGCCAGGAACCGCCGGAAATCCTCCGGGGGCATCTCCCGCCCCGGCACGGGCTTCGGAACGCCGTCGGGGGGCGACACCAGCACGGGAGCGTTCCGGAGCTCCGCCTTCGGCACCACTTCATATTCCGGTTCGAAGCTATCGGAAAAATATTTGTCCTGAAAAACGGAAAACTTCAATGCGTGCGCGGTGGCGTCGAGGACGGCGCGCCGCCCGGCGGCCTGCATTCCCGAAGCGACGGCTTTGCGGCAGCCGGCAAGGCATTCGCCGCCCTGGGTGCAAACGATGTGCCCGTTCCGGTTGGCCGTCAGCATGGCGTCCATGATCTCCTGCTCGCTCACCTCCACCACCCGCACCGCATCCTCGCCCGCCCGCAGTCGATATTCTTCGACCAGCTTCACCACGCGCGGCATGGAGACCGGGTTCCCGATCATGGCCGCCTGGGCCACGCTCGGCCTCACCGTCACCGGGCGGAATCGCCGCTTCTCGCGTTCGGGTTCCAGGTAGTAGAGATAGACCGGATTCGCGTGTTCGGACTGCACGCCGAACACGGCCGGAAGGGCCGGGATGATTCCCAGGTCGTGGAGCTTGAGGAATCCCTGCAGCACCGCCGTGATGTTGCCGGCGTTGCCGATGGGCACGAACACCGCCAGGTCCCCGATTTCGTAGTCGAATGCCTGGGCGATTTCATAGCTGTAGGATTCCTGGCCCAGAATACGCCAGGCGTTCTTGGAATTCATCAGGGCAACGGAGTAGTGCTCGGAAAGGTATTCGACGACCTTCATGCAGTCATCGAAAACACCGGGGATCTCGATGACCCGGGCACCGCTTCCGAGCGGCTGTCCGAGCTGCTGCGGGGTGACCTTGCCGTGAGGCAGCAAGACGGCGGATTTCACTCCGTGCACGAAATATGAGCCATAGAGCGCCGCCGAAGCGGAGGTGTCGCCGGTCGATGCGCAGATGGCCAGAACATCCTCCATGCCGCGGTGCCCGATGAGGTAGTTGAGATAGCTGAAAGCACTGGCCATTCCGCGGTCTTTGAACGAGGCGCTGGGATTCTGGCCGTCGTTCTTGAAAAAGAAGGCACAGCCCGCCCAGTCGCACAGCACCGCGTTGGCCGCCACCACCGGCGTGTATCCCTCTCCGAGCCAGACCACCGATTCGGGCGGAATCACCGAACCGATCAACTCGTGGTACCGATAGATACCCCGCAGGGCAGGAAGCGTCAGCATACTCCGGTAGTCGAATATCTCGCGCCACAAGGATCCCGGAATCCGCTTCAGGCGACTCCATTCCAGGTCCTTGATCATCAATACGCTGCCACAGTCCGGACAGGTGTAGAGCAGCCGTTCGATACCGTGCTCCCGACCGCACGAGAAGCACTCGTACGCATACTCGCCGCCCGCCCGGGGCACCAGGTACGGCCGGATATGTTCCGGAAACTGGTCGATCTTCATGGGTCATGGCTCCCGTTGTGTTCCACTCGCCTCCACCGCCGCCGCGATTCGGATGGAAACCCATCGCGCGGGCCGCGGTCCGCTTCACCCCGCAGCCCGTTCTTAACACTATCGAAGCGCCGAAAGCAACCGCCAAGTGGGTTCCGCCGGAAGCACATCCATCCGTGACTGTTGCATAAACAACACATCTTCATGGCCATGTGTGGCATTTCCGCACCGCACATTGTTTCGAGCCGGGTCTTGACGTTCGGGAGAGATTTTTGTAAAAGACCCGCAAATCGGGCCTTCTCCAGGGACGATTGCCGGCTTGCCCCTGCCCGGGTAATTTGGCACACATCTTGCTGTTAAACAGCCGTTTGAGGAGGACATGGGGCGTGAAATTTTTCTATCCGAGGCAGCATACTGTCACCAGGGAGGTGTGGTGCGGAGGGGTGGGCCTGCACACCGGGGCTGACGTCACCATTCGCCTGAAGCCGGCTCCACCCGATTTCGGCATTCGTTTCCAGCGCACGGATCTCACCGGGAAACCCGTCATCACCGCTCACTACCGACAGGTCGTGGACACTTTTCAGGCCACCACCATCGGAATCGCAGGTGCGGTCGTCGGCACCGTCGAACACCTGATGGCGGCGTTCTACGGCTGCGGCGTGGACAATGTCCTGGTGGAAGTGGACGGTCCGGAGATCCCTATTCTCGACGGCAGCGCGGCTCCTTACACCGGGCTCATCCGCAAGGCCGGCGTCCGGGAGCAGGATGCCGTGCGCAGGTGCCTGATCGTTGACCGCCCCATGGTGGTCAAGGAAGATGGGGCCTACATCCGCGTGACACCGTCGGATCATTTCCGCATCGACTGCGCCATCGACTTCCCGCATCCCCTGGTGGGGAAGCAGAGATACTCCTGGTCCTTCTGCGAGAACTCTTTCAAGAGGGAAATCGCCAAGGCGAGGACCTTCGGCTTTCTCAAAGACGTCAGAAAGCTGCAAACCATGGGGAGAGCGCAGGGCGGGTCCCTGGCCAACGCAATCGTGCTCGACGAATGCGGGCTCCTCAACCGCGAGGGCTTCCGCTACGCGGACGAGTGCGTGCGTCACAAGCTCCTCGACTTCATGGGAGATTTGGCCTTGATCGGCATGCCCGTGGTGGGCGCTTTTCATGTCCACAGGGCCGGGCATTCCCTGCACAGCCGTTTCCTGAAACAGCTCATGACGCGCCCCGGCACCTGCAGCCTGGCCCAGCCTTCCTGCATCCCCACGGGAGTTTTCCCGGCGTCCCGCCTCCCGGCGTTCGCCGGTCAGATCTCTTCCGTGGCGAAGCCCATCTGACCCGTTCCCGGACTCCGCCTTCCCGGATCAGCCCTCGGGCGCCCTCTTCCACAGGGCGCCCGTTTTGTTCCCTCCCCCCTGTCGGCAACACCGGCCGTTCACGACGCACGAGGCCCGCTACGCTCAACCCCTCGCCTTCCCACGGTCAGGTCGGCGCTCCCCCGTTTCGTTTCCCTGCCGAACCGCATCGAGAGAATCCTCTTGTCATCAATATGCCCATTGGCTAGAATCGATTCCGGGTCAATCAACCGTTCCCCTAACTAGTTGATATCATGATATATTTCAAGTCGATAGCGCGATGCGGCACACTCCTGGCAATCCTGCTTCTCTGGTGCGCCTTGCCCGTATCGGCCGCGAACCGCGCTCAGATCGTGGATATCGCTTTGAACCGGGACCGGGGGAACCTGCAGGTGAGCCTGCGCATCAAGGACTGCTTTACCCCCAAGATGGAGGAGGCGATCAAGACCGGCGTCCTCACGACGTTTCGCATCCTCGTGGTTTTTGAACAGGGGAACCTGCCGTTTCGCTCCCGGATTGTGGACACCGCCATCGAACACACCATCAAGTACGATCTTCTCAAGAACGAATATCACGTGCAGGTTCCCGAGCATCCCGACAGAATCCTGCGGACCAGGGACTTCGAGCAGGCCAAGCGCTGGATGAGCACGGTCAGCCGGTATAGCCTCATCCCCCTGCAGCGGCTCGAGGAGGGGCAGACTTACGAGTTGCGGCTCAAGGCGGAGCTTTCCAAGTTTCAACTGCCCCTGTTTTTCCGTTACATCTTCTTTTTTGTTTCTCTGTGGGACTTTGAAACCGATTGGCAAAAAGTGGATTTCACCTTATAAGTCGACTTTATGAATTCCAGTCAGGGACCACCGGATAAAACCAGCAGGCGCCGTACCCGGGAACGCATCCTGGTGATTGCCGTGTTTGCGGCGATCATCACGGTCGGATTCTTCGAGGGCTGGTTTTTCCGGCTGCAATCGGACCTGCCCCTGTCCGGGAATATCCTGCTGTTCGCCTTCATCAACATCAACGTCATCCTGCTTTTGCTGCTCGCGTACCTGGTTTTGAGAAACATCGTCAAGCTGGTTTTCGAACGCAAGCGCAATATCCTCGGGCACAAGTTGAGGACCCGGCTGGTGATCGCATCCGTGGGACTGACGCTCATCCCCACGATACCGCTGTTCTGGCTGGCGACGCAGTTCATCTTCTCCAGCCTTGACCAATGGTTCAGCTACCAGGTGGAGCAGTCGCTCGAGCAGGCGGTGGGACTGGGAAAGAACGTCCTGGAACGGGAAGGAGCCGACCTGGTCACCGATGCCCGGTCGATCAAAGCCGAGGTATTGAAGCTCGACGAAGAGGAAAGACCTGCGCCCGCGGCACTGGAGCGCATCTCTTCCTCTTACATGGGACAGTACCGCATCGACGGGCTTTTTCTCTTCGACGGTTCCGGCCGCCTGACCTGGAAGACGGTCTCCCCGGAGCTCGGCGAAATCGAACCCGGGGCCCTCCGGAAACTGCTTGAAAAGGAATCCGAACAGACGGCCAGGAGCTACACCCTGAGCTCCGAGGCAAAACGCGAGGGACTGGCCGCTCACGTGTTCTTCCCGCGCGGGAGCGGTCCCACCGGCGAGGGGAGCGAGTTGATCGCGTTCCGGCTTCTTCCTCCCCACATCATGGAAAAACTCGGCACCATCACCGGCGGCTACGAAGATTACCTGCAACTCAAGCTTCTGCACTTTCCTTTGAAGCAGAGCCATTTCATCACTTTTTCCATCGTTACGCTGCTCACCATCTTCGCCGCCATCTGGTTCGGTTTCTTCATTGCCAGGAGCCTCACCGTGCCCATCCAGGCCCTGGTTTCCGCCACTCAACGCATCGCCGAAGGCGACCTGGAGGTTCATCTCGAATCCCAGCGCCAGGATGAGCTGGGCATGCTGATCACTTCCTTCAACGACATGGTGGAGGACCTGCGCGAGAGCCGGGGGAAGCTGGCCAACGCTTATCTGGCCTTACAGCAAAGCCACCTGGAGCTGGAGAACCGGCGGCGGTACATGGAAGTCGTGCTGAAGAACATCGCCGCGGGCGTGGTCAGCGTGGACGCCGGGGGACGGATCATGACGATGAACAAGGCGGCCGAGGAAACGTTCGGGCTGCATGCGGACCGGGTGAAAGGGCTGCATTACTCAAGCTTCCTGCGGCCCGCGCACCTGGAGATCGTCAAGTCCTTCACGGAAATGTACGAATCCACCCGGCAGCCGTACCTGGAACAGCAGGTCCAGGTCGTGGTGGGCGAGCAGCCGATGACCCTGCTCATCAACGCCTCGGTGCTCAAGGACGAGAAGAACGAGTTCATGGGGGTGGTGGCCGTGCTGGACGATCTGACCGAGCTGGAGAAAGCCCAGCGCATGGCCGCCTGGCGGGAGGTGGCGCGGCGCATCGCCCACGAGATCAAGAACCCGCTCACCCCCATTCAGCTGTCGGCCCAGCGGCTGCGCCGCAAGCACCCGGAGCTGCTCGAGGAGGCGGACTCGGTCTTCGATGAATGCACGCGCACCATCATTCAACAGGTCGATCACATGAAGCACCTGGTCAACGAGTTTTCGAAGTTCGCGCGCCTGCCCCGCGCCCGCCCGGTGCCGAGCGATCTGTGCGCCATCATCGAGGAGAGCCTGGCCCTGTACCGTCATACGTATCCGAACATTTCCTTCGTTCTCGAGAAGATGGACGACCTCCCGCCGCTCAGGCTCGATCGGGATCAATTCCGACAGGTTATGATCAACCTCATCGAGAACGCCGTCTACGCGATCGGCAGGGAGAAGGGCGTCATCACCAACCGGGTCTCCTACGACCCGGTCCTCAATATCGCGCGGATGGAATGCGCGGACACCGGCCGCGGGATATCGCCCGAAGGCAAGTTGCGCATGTTCGAACCGTACTATTCCACGCGTCGGAAGGGCACCGGGCTGGGGCTGGCCATCGTCGCCAGCATCATTGCCGATCACAACGGGTTCGTGAGGGTCCGGGACAACGTGCCGGCCGGCACGGTGATCGTCATAGAACTGCCCGGGCGATGAGCGGGTTGGATCGCGTTCCGTTTCGGCATCCGCCGTGTATCGGTTATTGGAGGGTCCCATGAAGCCGAAGATCCTGGTTGTGGACGATGAAATCAGCATTCTGCAATCGCTGCGCGGGGTATTGCAGGACGAGGGGTACCGGATCGGAGTGGCCGCCTCCGGGGAGGAAGCTCTGGAGGAGCTGCGCCGGGACACGCCCGACCTGATGCTGCTGGACATCTGGATGCCCGGCATGGACGGCTTGGCGGTGCTTGAGGAGATCAAGAAGAGTCACGCGCACCTCCCGGTCATCATCATTTCCGGCCACGGCAACATCGAAACGGCGGTGAAGGCGACCCGGATGGGGGCTTTCGATTTCGTCGAGAAGCCGCTCTCGCTGGAACGTATCCTGGTGTCCATCAAGAATGCCCTCGACTTCCACCGCCTCGAGGAGGAAAACCTCCTGTGGCGCCAGAAGGCGCACCGCACCAGTCACATGACGGGGCGGAGCGAAGCCGTTGAGTCGCTCCGGGAACAGATTCGAAGAGCCGCCCCCACCAACGCGACCGTGCTCATCACCGGCGAGAACGGTACCGGCAAGGAACTGGCGGCGCGCATGATCCACCAGCTCAGCAAGCGCAGCCACAGGCCCATGGTCGAAGTGAACTGTGCGGCCATCCCGGAGGATCTCATCGAGAGCGAGTTGTTCGGGCACGAGAAGGGCGCCTTCACGGGCGCGCACGAACGGCGCCGGGGCAGGTTCGACGTAGCCAACGGGGGAACGCTTTTCCTGGACGAAATCGGGGACATGAGCCTCAGAACCCAGGCCAAGATCCTGCGGATCCTTCAGGAACAGGTGTTCGAGCGGGTCGGCGGCTCCCGCACCATCCAGGTGGACGTCCGCGTGGTTGCCGCCACCAATAAGGATATCCAGAGGGAGATCGAGGCGGGCCGGTTCCGCCAGGATCTCTACTATCGCCTGAACGTCATCCCTATTTTCGTGCCCCCGTTGCGGGATCGGCTCCAGGACATCCCGCTCCTGGTGGAGGATTTCCTCGACGATATGGCGGCGGAGAGCGCCATGGGCCGCAAGGAAATCGACCCCGCGGTGTTCGGACCGCTGCAGCAGTACTCCTGGCCCGGAAACATCCGCGAGCTGCGCAATTTCATCGAACGGATGGTCATCATGACCCCGGGCCAGAGGATCGGACCCCGGGACCTGCCGCTCGATTTTCTCAACCGCCTGCCCAAGCCCCCCGAAGAAGCCGGTCCATACCAGTGCGCGACCCTCCGGGAAGCACGGTCGGTGTTCGAACGCGCCTACCTGCTGCGCAAGCTCGACGAATTCGCCTGGAACGTTTCCCTCACCGCGGCCCAGGTCGGGCTCGAGCGCAGCCATCTCCATCGGAAAATGAAAGCCCTGGGGATCCGCGAACGAGAAGAGACCCTCGACGCTCACGAGAGTCCCCCCAACGACGCCGAAGCGCGCAAGAGGGGCACGGGGGAGTGAAAAACGAAACAGCCGGCGCGGGAAGGGACCGGAAACGGGTTGGAGAAGCAGACCCCGGGAGGAGTGTTCCCCGGGCGAAGGGACAATCCGCAACGGGCCGCAGCTGTCGATGAAATCGGACAGAACACCCCCCGGGCGAAGGGACAATCCAACTGAAGGCGTGCCCCCTCTGCATTCGTCATCGGAATCTCCCCGGGCGAAGGGACAATTCGGTCCGGAGCGGGGATGAGGACCGACCGCTCCCTGACGGCGGTCCGCCGGGAAATGAATTTCCCCCGGGCAGCCGCCGGAAGCCTCTCCGGCGGAAGACGTGCCGCCTTGCCGCAGCGAATCGCCGAAGCGGCGGGAAGGGACAACCGGCTTGACACTCGTCCGTGTTGCTGCTAACTTATATTGTTACATCGTCGGGACGTGGCGCAGCCTGGTTAGCGCGCTTGCTTGGGGTGCAAGAGGACGGAGGTTCAAATCCTCTCGTCCCGACCATGATCGCAAAATCCCCGCGATACCAAGGCCCCTTCGACAGCGAAGGGGCCTTTTTTCATGCCTCTATGATGCCCGCCCTTCGGCAAGCACTCCTTCGAGCCGCGCGGCGGCCCCTCGCGATTTGAGCGAACCCAGGGGCGGCGTATCCCAAAACCGGATCTCGACACCCGCTCTTGCCCGGCTCGGACCGAGGTGCGTTCAAGACGACACAACACCTGCCCGTCGGGAGATGACACGGGCGGGATAAACTCCGGGGACCGTGCGGATCCGTAGGGTGGGCACGGTTCCTCCGTGCCCACGATCCGGCCGGGAGCTTCCCCATCGGGCCGATGGCCTGGCCAGGAGGGAACACAGTGCCCACGATCCGGCCGAGCCTCGTGCAGCCGCACTCGTCATGATCGCTGCGAAAGCGTGCGGCCGCCAGCCTCTTCAATGGGGCGTTCCACACGTCGGCTCCGGATCGTTCACGGCGCCAGGCGCTGGGGCAAGGGTATCGGAACCGTGGGCTGCGCTGTCGCGCATCCCACGGTTCCGATACCCTTGCCTCTTCCGTCGTAGCCGACCCACTAGGGGGCGGGCTTTGTGCCTTCCCGCCCGACGCCGTCGTCTTGAAAGCAAGCCGCCGTCAGTTACAGGAAAACGCGTTACCCGGCCTTGATTTCATACGGATTTACCTAGAAAATAGACTTCCTCGGGAGTCTGTTTTCATGCTTCGCGGGTGTCGCAGGGGGCATGGATAATTGCGTTCAAAATGATACTCTAAAAGCGTGGGGGACGTATCCCCCACACCCCCTCGCCGCTTCGCGGCTCCGTGTGGCGCTGCGGCGGCGGCCTTCGGCCAGTCGCCGACAGCGCCGAGCACTCGGCCTCACGCGCTTGCGCGTGTGGCCGAAACTTGGGGGGTGCGGGGGAATCATTCCCCCGCTCTTTTGTGCTTGAAAGATCCATCTTGCACGCAACTTCGTATCACAACAGCGCCTTGGCCGCGCTTTCGGCAACACGGATGATCTGGTTGGGAAAGAAACCCGCCGCCACCATCGCGATCACCAGCACGCCGGAGAGGAGCTTCAGCGGAGGGGAGACGCGGAGCGCGGGCAGTTCCTGCCGAGGCTCCAGGAGGTAGGCCGCCTTGATCACCAGCAGATAGTAATAGAGGGAAATGACGACGTTGATCATGGCGATGAGCACCAGCGTGAAATGCCCCTCCCCCATCGCCGCGACGAAGACCAGGAATTTGCCGGTGAAACCCACCGTGGGTGGAATGCCGGCCAGGCTGAACAGCGACACCATCAAAGCCAGCGCAAGGATGGGGGAGCGCCGGTGAAGGCCGGCCAGCTCTTCGACGCGCAGGTTCCCGCCGTCCGAGGCCACTTCCACCAGGACGAGAAACGCCGTGAATTTCATCACCAGCAGTGCGAACGCGTAGAACACCGCGGCGGAGTACCCCGCCGGATTCATGCTCAAGACCCCGATCAGCACGTAGCCGGCGTGGGCCACCGTCGAATACGCCAGCAGTCGCTTGAGATCCTGCTGGGCGATGGCCGCGAGATTCCCCACGGTCATCGAGACCACCGACAGCACCGCCAGCACGTGCACCAGGTACGTGCCGCCATCACCCGCCGAAGCGATCACCCGCACCAGCACACCGATGGCCGCGACCTTGGACGCCGTCGCGATATAGGCGGAAACCTGGTTCGCCGCGCCCTGGTAGGCGTCCGGCGCCCAGAAGTGGAACGGGAAGACGGCCAGCTTGAAGAAGAATCCGCTCAGGGTGAGGAGCAGTCCGATGACGACGGCCGGCTGGTGGATGATCCCGGGCAGCACCCGAGCCATCCCGTCGAGAGCGGCGATCCCGGATGCGCCATACAGCAGCGCGAGCCCGAAAATCATCACCCCTGAGGCGAAGATGCCCACCAGGAAATACTTGATGCCCGCCTCC from Syntrophobacter fumaroxidans MPOB includes these protein-coding regions:
- a CDS encoding DUF4412 domain-containing protein, which produces MFHRQWRVSAPLVVLIVLFAASTAFCDLSWESEKVTDNVPGQEDGTTIQKNYYTSHASRVEMGDGTVMIMDFQKMMMYRLNAQERTYSEVNLSEMGVPRDVPAEDRERMKKMMGDLMMSFSVTPTDETKTIEGYKCRKYLVSFMRVNSEYWLSKDVNGYDELKKIGAGLSKYYRQNPMLQQLDITGMMDKLDGFPVMTKTEIMEGSMTTVLKKVDVKTLSPDLFTVPAGYTLQKAESQQQGQGRMPPSQPPQSSQPQPRRGY
- a CDS encoding gamma carbonic anhydrase family protein — encoded protein: MGVLPYRNVMPRLAEDVFVAPGAWVIGNVEIAARSSVWFNTVIRGDVHTIRIGSETNIQDNCSLHVTEPDFPLEIGNRVTVGHRAIVHGCVVEDDCLIGMGVIILDGAKIGRGSVIAAGALITPGFVVPPKSLVMGSPAQVKRPITDEEFQRAQKSYFHYIDLASDYRDPGREGIRIKGFLG
- the thrC gene encoding threonine synthase, which translates into the protein MKIDQFPEHIRPYLVPRAGGEYAYECFSCGREHGIERLLYTCPDCGSVLMIKDLEWSRLKRIPGSLWREIFDYRSMLTLPALRGIYRYHELIGSVIPPESVVWLGEGYTPVVAANAVLCDWAGCAFFFKNDGQNPSASFKDRGMASAFSYLNYLIGHRGMEDVLAICASTGDTSASAALYGSYFVHGVKSAVLLPHGKVTPQQLGQPLGSGARVIEIPGVFDDCMKVVEYLSEHYSVALMNSKNAWRILGQESYSYEIAQAFDYEIGDLAVFVPIGNAGNITAVLQGFLKLHDLGIIPALPAVFGVQSEHANPVYLYYLEPEREKRRFRPVTVRPSVAQAAMIGNPVSMPRVVKLVEEYRLRAGEDAVRVVEVSEQEIMDAMLTANRNGHIVCTQGGECLAGCRKAVASGMQAAGRRAVLDATAHALKFSVFQDKYFSDSFEPEYEVVPKAELRNAPVLVSPPDGVPKPVPGREMPPEDFRRFLAFASGAVAELLGLKRKQ
- the lpxC gene encoding UDP-3-O-acyl-N-acetylglucosamine deacetylase, translating into MKFFYPRQHTVTREVWCGGVGLHTGADVTIRLKPAPPDFGIRFQRTDLTGKPVITAHYRQVVDTFQATTIGIAGAVVGTVEHLMAAFYGCGVDNVLVEVDGPEIPILDGSAAPYTGLIRKAGVREQDAVRRCLIVDRPMVVKEDGAYIRVTPSDHFRIDCAIDFPHPLVGKQRYSWSFCENSFKREIAKARTFGFLKDVRKLQTMGRAQGGSLANAIVLDECGLLNREGFRYADECVRHKLLDFMGDLALIGMPVVGAFHVHRAGHSLHSRFLKQLMTRPGTCSLAQPSCIPTGVFPASRLPAFAGQISSVAKPI
- a CDS encoding DUF4390 domain-containing protein, with the translated sequence MIYFKSIARCGTLLAILLLWCALPVSAANRAQIVDIALNRDRGNLQVSLRIKDCFTPKMEEAIKTGVLTTFRILVVFEQGNLPFRSRIVDTAIEHTIKYDLLKNEYHVQVPEHPDRILRTRDFEQAKRWMSTVSRYSLIPLQRLEEGQTYELRLKAELSKFQLPLFFRYIFFFVSLWDFETDWQKVDFTL
- a CDS encoding ATP-binding protein encodes the protein MNSSQGPPDKTSRRRTRERILVIAVFAAIITVGFFEGWFFRLQSDLPLSGNILLFAFININVILLLLLAYLVLRNIVKLVFERKRNILGHKLRTRLVIASVGLTLIPTIPLFWLATQFIFSSLDQWFSYQVEQSLEQAVGLGKNVLEREGADLVTDARSIKAEVLKLDEEERPAPAALERISSSYMGQYRIDGLFLFDGSGRLTWKTVSPELGEIEPGALRKLLEKESEQTARSYTLSSEAKREGLAAHVFFPRGSGPTGEGSELIAFRLLPPHIMEKLGTITGGYEDYLQLKLLHFPLKQSHFITFSIVTLLTIFAAIWFGFFIARSLTVPIQALVSATQRIAEGDLEVHLESQRQDELGMLITSFNDMVEDLRESRGKLANAYLALQQSHLELENRRRYMEVVLKNIAAGVVSVDAGGRIMTMNKAAEETFGLHADRVKGLHYSSFLRPAHLEIVKSFTEMYESTRQPYLEQQVQVVVGEQPMTLLINASVLKDEKNEFMGVVAVLDDLTELEKAQRMAAWREVARRIAHEIKNPLTPIQLSAQRLRRKHPELLEEADSVFDECTRTIIQQVDHMKHLVNEFSKFARLPRARPVPSDLCAIIEESLALYRHTYPNISFVLEKMDDLPPLRLDRDQFRQVMINLIENAVYAIGREKGVITNRVSYDPVLNIARMECADTGRGISPEGKLRMFEPYYSTRRKGTGLGLAIVASIIADHNGFVRVRDNVPAGTVIVIELPGR
- a CDS encoding sigma-54-dependent transcriptional regulator produces the protein MKPKILVVDDEISILQSLRGVLQDEGYRIGVAASGEEALEELRRDTPDLMLLDIWMPGMDGLAVLEEIKKSHAHLPVIIISGHGNIETAVKATRMGAFDFVEKPLSLERILVSIKNALDFHRLEEENLLWRQKAHRTSHMTGRSEAVESLREQIRRAAPTNATVLITGENGTGKELAARMIHQLSKRSHRPMVEVNCAAIPEDLIESELFGHEKGAFTGAHERRRGRFDVANGGTLFLDEIGDMSLRTQAKILRILQEQVFERVGGSRTIQVDVRVVAATNKDIQREIEAGRFRQDLYYRLNVIPIFVPPLRDRLQDIPLLVEDFLDDMAAESAMGRKEIDPAVFGPLQQYSWPGNIRELRNFIERMVIMTPGQRIGPRDLPLDFLNRLPKPPEEAGPYQCATLREARSVFERAYLLRKLDEFAWNVSLTAAQVGLERSHLHRKMKALGIREREETLDAHESPPNDAEARKRGTGE
- a CDS encoding NADH-quinone oxidoreductase subunit N, with protein sequence MNWMSFAPELITLTSALWFLLLSMTARSDPKREHVAALVLSALGLAACLASVGAEGYCFAGAYKVDLFSQVFKVLLAAGLFLIVTLCGELSDIEERNRREFYVLLFVCTLAMMLLVGANHFLVVFISLELSSYSLYVLVALRRDRGLGLEAGIKYFLVGIFASGVMIFGLALLYGASGIAALDGMARVLPGIIHQPAVVIGLLLTLSGFFFKLAVFPFHFWAPDAYQGAANQVSAYIATASKVAAIGVLVRVIASAGDGGTYLVHVLAVLSVVSMTVGNLAAIAQQDLKRLLAYSTVAHAGYVLIGVLSMNPAGYSAAVFYAFALLVMKFTAFLVLVEVASDGGNLRVEELAGLHRRSPILALALMVSLFSLAGIPPTVGFTGKFLVFVAAMGEGHFTLVLIAMINVVISLYYYLLVIKAAYLLEPRQELPALRVSPPLKLLSGVLVIAMVAAGFFPNQIIRVAESAAKALL